In a single window of the Candidatus Gorgyraea atricola genome:
- the mnmA gene encoding tRNA 2-thiouridine(34) synthase MnmA: MHKRRVLVAMSGGVDSSVAAAILKEQGYEVIGATMKIWPEEYCGKHRDKSCCSLKDIEDAKRVCDVLGIRHYVLNFEKVFKKEVIDYFISEYLKGRTPNPCIVCNEKIKFGSLLKKSGELECDFISTGHYARIESNGALRLKESADKAKDQSYVLFSLPSIDKILLPLGGFDKFSVRNKAKELGLKVHEKADSQEICFVLDNDYAKFIKKEPEKGDIIDSNNKILGSHNGFWNFTIGQRRGLGIAHKNPLYVIKIKPEENEIVVGDFSEIKKKRFMVKGVNWLSPKVEEAEVKIRYSHKKARASLKETKDGDLEVEFNQEQEAITPGQAAVFYDGEYVLGGGWIDKVFG, from the coding sequence ATGCATAAGAGGCGAGTACTGGTTGCAATGAGTGGGGGTGTGGATAGTTCTGTAGCTGCTGCTATATTAAAGGAGCAGGGTTACGAGGTCATAGGCGCGACCATGAAGATATGGCCAGAGGAGTATTGCGGAAAACACAGGGATAAGTCGTGCTGCTCGCTTAAGGACATAGAAGATGCAAAAAGGGTCTGTGATGTTTTAGGTATAAGGCATTATGTATTAAATTTTGAAAAGGTGTTTAAAAAAGAGGTCATTGATTATTTCATCAGTGAATACCTCAAGGGCCGGACCCCTAATCCATGTATCGTGTGCAATGAAAAGATAAAATTTGGAAGTCTGCTTAAAAAGTCTGGAGAATTGGAATGCGATTTTATTTCCACGGGCCACTATGCAAGAATTGAAAGCAATGGAGCGCTAAGATTAAAAGAATCTGCGGATAAAGCCAAGGATCAGTCTTACGTTTTATTTTCTCTTCCCAGCATTGATAAGATCTTGCTGCCTTTAGGGGGCTTTGACAAGTTTAGCGTGAGGAATAAGGCGAAAGAGCTAGGATTAAAAGTTCACGAAAAGGCAGATAGCCAGGAGATATGTTTTGTGCTGGACAATGATTACGCTAAATTTATAAAAAAAGAGCCTGAGAAGGGTGACATAATCGATTCTAATAACAAGATACTGGGCTCTCACAATGGATTTTGGAATTTCACAATAGGGCAACGCAGAGGTCTGGGCATAGCTCACAAAAACCCTCTTTATGTTATAAAGATAAAGCCGGAAGAGAATGAGATAGTGGTGGGCGATTTCTCCGAGATAAAGAAAAAGAGATTTATGGTCAAGGGCGTTAATTGGCTTTCGCCTAAGGTCGAAGAGGCAGAGGTCAAGATAAGATATTCTCATAAAAAAGCAAGGGCATCTTTGAAAGAGACGAAGGACGGGGATCTAGAAGTGGAGTTTAATCAGGAGCAGGAGGCGATTACACCGGGCCAGGCAGCAGTATTTTACGACGGTGAGTATGTGCTTGGCGGCGGCTGGATCGACAAAGTGTTTGGATAA
- the gltA gene encoding NADPH-dependent glutamate synthase, with the protein MTVKKQNAKDRTKNFNEVAFGLSQEEAVNEASRCLFCKKPRCSTKCPVEIDIPRFIEAIKNKKFDDAIKIIKEKNNLPGVCGRVCPQEDQCEGVCVLAAKKTPINIGGLERFAADWELKEGTPYENQRFRTGQASDKGQGTRTSGAKVAVIGSGPAGLTCAGDLARLGYRVTVFEALHTAGGVLVYGIPEFRLPKDIVKKEVEYLKSLGVEIKMNFIVGKVSTLKELYEEGYKAVFIGTGAGLPSFMKIPGENLNRVYSSNELLTRANLMKAYLFPEYDTPINIGRRVAVIGGGNTAMDSARVSLRLGAEKVYIVYRRSEKEMPARREEVENAKEEGIELHILTLPKKILGDEKDFVKGMECVKMKLGEPDASGRRRPIPIEGSEFTMDVDTVIVAVGQSPNPVFLKATPELKVDKWNKVVVDPETQATNLKGVYAGGDATYGDDTVIAAMGAGKRAARAIHDYLRRNDKCPITKSQ; encoded by the coding sequence ATTACAGTGAAGAAGCAGAACGCCAAAGATAGGACCAAGAATTTCAATGAAGTGGCGTTTGGATTATCTCAGGAGGAGGCTGTCAATGAAGCCAGCCGATGCCTTTTTTGTAAAAAACCCAGGTGCTCGACGAAGTGCCCTGTTGAAATAGACATACCGCGTTTTATTGAAGCTATAAAAAATAAGAAATTCGACGATGCCATTAAGATCATCAAAGAGAAAAATAATCTTCCTGGCGTGTGCGGCAGGGTTTGCCCGCAGGAAGATCAATGCGAGGGCGTGTGTGTACTGGCTGCGAAAAAGACACCTATAAATATAGGCGGGCTTGAGAGGTTTGCTGCAGACTGGGAGCTTAAAGAAGGGACCCCATACGAAAATCAAAGATTTCGTACGGGGCAGGCAAGTGACAAGGGACAAGGGACAAGGACGAGTGGGGCTAAAGTAGCAGTCATTGGTTCTGGGCCGGCTGGGCTTACTTGCGCAGGGGATCTGGCAAGGCTTGGGTATCGCGTTACTGTATTTGAGGCATTGCATACTGCAGGAGGAGTATTGGTCTATGGTATTCCTGAGTTTCGCTTGCCCAAGGATATTGTAAAAAAGGAAGTAGAATATTTGAAGTCTTTAGGTGTTGAGATCAAGATGAATTTTATAGTAGGGAAGGTTTCGACGTTAAAGGAACTGTACGAAGAGGGGTACAAGGCTGTTTTTATTGGTACAGGCGCGGGACTGCCGAGTTTCATGAAAATACCAGGCGAGAATCTTAACAGGGTTTACTCGTCGAATGAGCTTTTAACAAGGGCGAATCTAATGAAGGCGTATCTTTTTCCAGAATACGACACACCTATAAATATAGGAAGACGTGTGGCAGTCATTGGCGGCGGCAACACTGCAATGGACTCGGCCCGCGTTTCTCTCAGGCTTGGCGCGGAAAAAGTCTATATAGTTTACAGGCGCTCAGAAAAAGAGATGCCTGCGCGAAGAGAAGAGGTAGAGAACGCGAAGGAAGAGGGGATCGAGCTGCACATATTAACGCTTCCTAAAAAAATACTCGGGGATGAAAAGGATTTTGTGAAAGGCATGGAGTGTGTGAAGATGAAGCTGGGCGAGCCTGACGCATCTGGCAGGAGAAGGCCGATCCCAATCGAGGGATCAGAGTTTACTATGGATGTCGATACAGTTATAGTGGCAGTCGGCCAGAGCCCAAATCCAGTATTTTTAAAAGCAACACCTGAACTAAAAGTCGATAAGTGGAATAAGGTAGTTGTGGATCCAGAGACACAAGCAACGAATCTAAAAGGCGTGTACGCTGGCGGCGACGCCACATACGGTGATGACACAGTAATCGCAGCAATGGGCGCAGGCAAACGCGCCGCCCGCGCGATACATGACTATCTAAGGCGCAATGACAAATGCCCAATTACCAAATCCCAATAA
- a CDS encoding sulfide/dihydroorotate dehydrogenase-like FAD/NAD-binding protein, whose amino-acid sequence MHKILSNEKIAPALFKMELEASVVAKKAAAGQFVMVRIDEKGERIPLTIADRSENTVTIVYQVVGVTTHRLTEKKQGESLLDVVGPLGHKTDNKKIGTVCCIGGGVGIAELYPVAKAYKAAGNEVIVIVGARNKELVIFKDKLSKACDKIFITTDDGSDGEKGFVSDVLKRLIASDKKIDLVYAVGPAIMMKVVADLTRPHKIKTLASLNTVLVDGTGMCGSCRIEVGGETKFACVDGPEFDAHQVNFKELMARQGLFKEQEKHACKIRGILQ is encoded by the coding sequence ATGCATAAGATCTTATCGAATGAGAAAATAGCGCCAGCGCTTTTTAAGATGGAACTCGAGGCGAGCGTAGTAGCTAAAAAGGCTGCGGCAGGCCAGTTCGTCATGGTAAGGATCGATGAAAAAGGCGAGCGCATACCGCTTACTATAGCTGATCGTAGCGAAAACACTGTCACTATCGTGTATCAGGTGGTTGGTGTGACAACACACAGGCTCACAGAGAAAAAACAAGGCGAGTCTTTGCTGGATGTTGTTGGACCATTGGGCCACAAGACAGATAACAAGAAGATAGGAACCGTGTGTTGTATTGGCGGAGGTGTTGGCATTGCAGAGCTTTATCCTGTGGCAAAGGCGTACAAGGCCGCGGGTAATGAGGTGATCGTTATCGTGGGCGCGAGAAATAAAGAGCTTGTTATATTTAAAGATAAACTTAGCAAGGCGTGCGATAAGATCTTTATTACTACTGATGACGGCTCTGATGGAGAAAAGGGTTTTGTCTCAGATGTCTTGAAGAGACTTATTGCTTCCGACAAAAAAATAGATCTAGTGTATGCTGTTGGGCCAGCGATCATGATGAAGGTGGTTGCGGATCTGACACGACCGCATAAAATAAAGACACTTGCCTCTTTAAACACAGTTCTTGTGGATGGGACTGGCATGTGCGGTTCATGCAGGATCGAAGTGGGCGGCGAGACAAAGTTTGCATGTGTTGACGGCCCTGAGTTTGACGCGCACCAGGTGAATTTTAAAGAGCTGATGGCGCGGCAAGGGCTTTTTAAGGAGCAGGAGAAACACGCGTGCAAGATAAGGGGGATATTACAGTGA
- a CDS encoding type III pantothenate kinase: MLLAIDIGNTYIHNGIFEGKVLKESFRVSTNSRNLRSIYKKRFDAVIAVSVVPKALKDVEKALGKKAMVVGRDIDSGVKNMYKNPRQVGQDRLVNARAAYELYGGSCIIVDFGTAITIDVVNDRKEYLGGVIMPGVEISLEALSNKAVLLPKVKLGKPRGVLGKDTRQSMINGAVYGFSSMCDGIIARYGRKKVIATGGMSRLIAPYCKSVDKIDPELTLKGLRLIGEEADA; the protein is encoded by the coding sequence ATGTTATTGGCGATAGATATTGGAAATACGTATATTCATAACGGCATATTTGAGGGCAAGGTCTTGAAAGAGAGCTTCAGGGTGTCTACTAATAGCAGGAATTTGAGATCAATATACAAAAAGAGATTCGACGCTGTTATTGCTGTAAGTGTAGTGCCAAAGGCGCTCAAGGATGTTGAGAAGGCATTGGGTAAGAAGGCTATGGTTGTGGGCAGGGATATTGATAGCGGAGTAAAAAATATGTATAAGAACCCGAGACAAGTGGGTCAGGATAGATTAGTTAATGCTCGGGCAGCTTACGAGCTGTATGGCGGGAGCTGTATTATAGTAGATTTTGGCACAGCTATTACCATAGATGTTGTAAACGATAGGAAGGAATATCTCGGAGGCGTGATTATGCCTGGTGTTGAGATCTCACTTGAAGCGCTCTCAAACAAGGCCGTGCTTTTACCTAAGGTGAAGCTGGGAAAGCCAAGAGGTGTTTTAGGAAAAGATACTCGCCAGAGCATGATAAATGGCGCCGTGTATGGTTTTAGCAGCATGTGCGATGGTATTATCGCGAGATATGGACGAAAAAAAGTTATAGCAACAGGGGGAATGTCGCGTCTTATCGCGCCTTATTGTAAAAGCGTTGATAAAATCGACCCGGAATTGACATTAAAAGGCTTGAGATTGATAGGGGAGGAAGCTGATGCATAA
- a CDS encoding biotin--[acetyl-CoA-carboxylase] ligase: MMDEKILDFFKKRKDKYASGEELSKALGVSRTAIWKHIEKLREEGYDIMASPHLGYKLMALPDILSSIELRRDLKTEIIGKKIYSYKEISSTNDAVHELAISGEKEGAVVVAEYQTKGRGRLGRKWVSPRGKGAYFSIILRPDILPREVSLITLISALSVAKSARETAGLSAYIKWPNDILINGLKVCGILTELNGETDKINFVIAGIGININTKKELLPEGSTSLAEERHCQVSRLEFVKTVLVNLDRYYKIFNKGKIGDILSEYKKLSAVLDRRVQINYHNRLISGQAIDVDRDGALILRLDSGFNERVLAGDITMLR, from the coding sequence ATGATGGACGAGAAGATATTAGATTTTTTTAAAAAGCGAAAAGATAAATATGCCTCGGGCGAAGAGTTGAGCAAGGCGCTTGGTGTTTCGCGCACAGCTATATGGAAGCACATTGAAAAACTGCGTGAAGAAGGGTATGACATCATGGCGTCTCCACACCTTGGTTATAAATTAATGGCGCTTCCAGATATCTTGAGCTCGATCGAGTTGAGGCGAGATCTTAAGACCGAGATAATAGGTAAAAAGATCTATTCCTATAAAGAGATATCTTCTACCAATGACGCGGTGCATGAGCTGGCTATATCTGGCGAAAAAGAGGGCGCAGTAGTAGTGGCAGAGTATCAGACAAAGGGTCGCGGCAGACTCGGGCGAAAATGGGTTTCGCCAAGGGGCAAGGGTGCTTATTTTTCAATAATATTAAGGCCGGACATTTTGCCAAGAGAGGTGTCCTTGATCACGCTTATCTCAGCGCTTAGTGTTGCAAAGTCAGCGCGGGAAACAGCAGGACTTTCCGCATATATTAAGTGGCCGAACGATATTCTTATAAATGGCCTTAAGGTGTGCGGTATATTGACAGAATTGAATGGCGAAACAGATAAGATCAATTTTGTTATAGCTGGGATAGGTATTAATATAAATACGAAAAAGGAACTATTGCCTGAAGGCTCTACATCTCTTGCAGAAGAAAGACATTGTCAGGTTTCAAGGTTGGAATTTGTTAAAACAGTTTTAGTCAATCTTGACAGATACTATAAAATATTCAATAAAGGCAAGATAGGCGACATTTTGTCCGAATATAAAAAGTTATCCGCAGTGCTTGACAGGCGCGTCCAGATAAATTATCATAATAGGCTTATATCAGGCCAGGCCATAGATGTGGATAGGGATGGGGCCCTTATATTGAGGCTCGATTCTGGTTTTAACGAGCGCGTCCTTGCCGGCGATATCACAATGCTGAGGTAA
- the uvrB gene encoding excinuclease ABC subunit UvrB, translated as MSKFKLVSSFKPQGDQPQAIEKITQGLKKGVRSQALLGVTGSGKTFTMANVIADVQRPTLVISHNKTLAAQLYAEFKEFFPHNAVEYFVSYYDYYQPEAYVPHTDTYIEKDASINDNIDRLRLSATSSLMSRRDVIIISSVSCIYGLGSPEDYQKLLLFLERGQKIKRDTLLLKLINIRYSRNDIDFTRGCFRVRGDIVEIFPAYKETVFRVDSFGDTIEKILEIDPLTGEVLGEVEKIAIYPAKHFVTTQEKIEKAIASIRVELAERLEELKSQNKLLEAQRLNSRTRYDIEMLWELGFCNGIENYSRHLSGRSPGSRPYCLIDYFPDDFLTILDESHVSVPQIRGMYNGDQARKKTLVDYGFRLPSALDNRPLNFEEFTSVINEKIFVSATPSEYELKESSQVVEQLIRPTGLIDPEIILKSTDGQIDDLAQNIRDRAKKGQRVLVTTLTKRMAEDLTAYLKDAKLKVRYLHSEVQTIERVEILRDLRKQKFDCLVGINLLREGLDLPEVSLVAILDADKEGFLRSQTALIQVAGRAARNIDGQVIMYADTVTKSMERAMQETERRREKQLEFNKKNNITPKSIEKAVKDGIEIAKKAEGTVVDVTGQSEEEYEVDSLVGEMQREMELCARNLQFERAAELRDRIKQLKKS; from the coding sequence ATGTCTAAATTTAAGTTAGTCAGTTCGTTTAAGCCGCAGGGGGACCAGCCTCAGGCTATTGAGAAGATCACGCAGGGGCTAAAAAAAGGCGTTCGGTCTCAGGCCCTTCTTGGCGTTACTGGCAGCGGCAAGACATTTACAATGGCAAATGTCATTGCTGATGTGCAGAGGCCAACGCTTGTAATATCGCATAATAAGACACTTGCCGCGCAACTCTATGCTGAGTTCAAGGAATTTTTCCCGCATAACGCAGTCGAGTATTTCGTAAGTTACTATGATTATTACCAGCCAGAGGCGTATGTCCCGCACACAGATACCTATATAGAGAAGGATGCCTCAATCAATGATAATATCGACAGGCTCAGGCTTTCAGCTACGAGCAGTCTTATGTCGCGGCGGGATGTGATCATTATTTCCAGTGTCTCGTGCATATATGGCCTGGGTTCTCCGGAAGATTACCAGAAACTTCTGTTATTTTTAGAAAGGGGACAGAAGATAAAAAGGGACACCCTTCTTTTAAAGCTTATAAATATACGCTATTCGCGGAATGATATTGATTTTACGCGTGGATGTTTCAGAGTAAGGGGCGATATCGTGGAGATATTCCCCGCGTATAAGGAAACAGTGTTCAGGGTGGATTCTTTTGGCGACACAATAGAGAAGATATTAGAGATAGATCCATTGACGGGAGAGGTTTTAGGAGAGGTGGAAAAAATAGCTATTTATCCTGCGAAGCATTTTGTCACGACGCAGGAAAAGATAGAGAAGGCCATTGCTTCGATACGCGTTGAATTAGCGGAAAGGCTCGAGGAATTAAAGTCTCAGAATAAATTACTCGAGGCGCAGCGTCTTAATTCCAGGACGCGGTATGATATTGAGATGTTGTGGGAGCTGGGCTTTTGCAATGGCATAGAAAATTATTCAAGGCATCTGAGCGGCCGTTCTCCTGGGTCAAGGCCGTATTGTCTTATAGATTATTTTCCAGATGATTTTCTGACTATTCTTGATGAATCACATGTCTCAGTGCCGCAAATAAGGGGCATGTACAATGGCGACCAGGCGCGTAAAAAAACGCTTGTTGATTATGGATTTAGACTCCCGTCCGCGCTGGATAACCGGCCGCTAAATTTCGAGGAATTTACCAGCGTGATCAATGAAAAGATATTTGTTTCAGCTACACCGTCCGAGTATGAGCTAAAGGAATCCAGTCAGGTCGTCGAGCAATTGATAAGGCCGACAGGACTTATTGATCCAGAGATCATACTTAAATCCACTGATGGCCAGATAGATGATCTTGCGCAAAATATAAGGGACCGCGCCAAAAAAGGCCAGAGGGTGCTGGTCACGACTTTGACCAAGAGGATGGCAGAGGATCTTACAGCGTATTTAAAGGATGCGAAATTAAAGGTCAGGTATCTGCATTCTGAGGTACAGACGATTGAACGCGTTGAGATATTACGCGATTTAAGAAAGCAGAAATTCGATTGCCTGGTGGGCATAAATCTATTGCGCGAAGGCCTGGATCTTCCTGAGGTGTCATTGGTCGCGATTTTAGACGCTGATAAGGAGGGATTTCTAAGGTCGCAGACAGCGCTTATTCAGGTAGCAGGCAGGGCTGCGCGAAATATCGACGGCCAGGTGATCATGTACGCGGACACAGTAACGAAATCCATGGAAAGGGCCATGCAAGAAACAGAGAGGCGGAGAGAGAAGCAGCTCGAATTTAATAAGAAGAACAATATTACACCAAAGTCAATAGAGAAGGCTGTTAAAGATGGCATAGAGATCGCCAAAAAAGCAGAGGGCACTGTTGTTGATGTAACTGGCCAGAGCGAAGAGGAATATGAGGTCGATAGCCTGGTCGGTGAGATGCAGAGAGAAATGGAACTCTGCGCGAGAAACCTGCAGTTTGAGCGTGCAGCAGAATTGCGGGACAGGATCAAACAACTCAAAAAATCATGA
- the nadC gene encoding carboxylating nicotinate-nucleotide diphosphorylase, translated as MKPVREKILPIIMAALGEDVGGGDITSGAIFEKDMIVLADIVAKEECVLCGIDVAKWVFTALDERIIFRSIYNDGATIKKGKKIASIKGPVKNILTCERTALNFLSRLSGVSTLTAEFVEKIKKTKAKIFDTRKTMPGMRVLEKYAVRVGGGSNHRMGLWDQVLIKDNHLSLCSIEDAVARAKNKHYKNIEVEVDNLGDFKKALASGADIIMLDNMTLEDIRKATRLGTSNKRQGTRVMLEVSGGINLENVAKIARTGVDRISIGALTHSAPSVDFSLEINV; from the coding sequence ATGAAACCTGTAAGAGAAAAAATCCTACCAATAATAATGGCTGCCTTAGGTGAAGATGTGGGAGGCGGCGATATCACCTCTGGAGCGATTTTTGAGAAAGACATGATCGTTCTGGCTGACATTGTCGCGAAAGAGGAATGCGTGCTCTGCGGCATAGATGTTGCAAAGTGGGTGTTTACCGCGCTGGACGAAAGGATAATCTTTAGATCGATTTATAATGACGGAGCTACCATTAAAAAGGGAAAGAAGATCGCTTCTATAAAAGGGCCTGTAAAGAATATCCTGACGTGCGAGAGGACTGCATTGAATTTTCTTAGCAGGCTTTCAGGTGTCAGTACGCTTACAGCCGAGTTTGTAGAAAAGATAAAAAAGACAAAGGCGAAGATATTTGATACGAGAAAGACCATGCCTGGCATGAGGGTCTTGGAAAAATATGCTGTGAGAGTGGGGGGCGGCTCTAATCACAGGATGGGGTTATGGGACCAGGTCTTGATCAAGGATAATCACCTGTCTCTGTGCAGCATCGAGGATGCTGTGGCAAGGGCAAAGAATAAACATTATAAGAATATCGAGGTAGAGGTTGATAATCTGGGAGATTTTAAAAAGGCCCTGGCCTCAGGCGCTGATATTATAATGCTGGATAACATGACGTTAGAAGATATAAGAAAAGCAACGAGGTTAGGGACAAGTAACAAGAGACAAGGGACAAGGGTGATGTTAGAAGTATCTGGGGGCATTAATTTAGAAAATGTTGCGAAGATTGCACGTACAGGTGTTGACAGGATTTCAATAGGCGCTCTTACCCACTCAGCTCCATCTGTAGATTTCTCCTTGGAAATAAATGTCTAA
- a CDS encoding valine--tRNA ligase, translated as MKEIPARYNPQEVEKSIYSKWEAQGVFSAKPESGKKPFTIVIPPPNVTGILHMGHALNNTLQDILIRWKRMQGFASLWVPGTDHAGIATQNVVEKKLAKEGKKRDDLGREGFVKEVWKWREEYGNTIIMQLKRLGASCDWARTRFTMDKGLSDAVLEAFVSLHKKGLIYRGNYIINWCPRCKTALSDEEAPHVETEGKLYYIKYLLAEGQGTRDPIRKSKISYGAGKGQGVTVATTRPETMLGDVAVAVNPKDKRYKKLVGKKLTLPIIGREIPIIADDFVDKKFGTGAVKVTPAHDPNDFEIGNRHDLEPVLVMNPDATMNENAGSYNGKDRFQAREGIVKELEEKGLLVKIESHHHAVGHCYRCHTAVEPYLSKQWFVKMKPLAKPAIDAVKKGKIKFYPKRWTKVYLNWMENIRDWCISRQIWWGHRIPVYYCETCGEVIVSKVNPERCPECSSTKIRQDEDVLDTWFSSWLWPFSTLGWPEKTEDLKYFYPTDVLVTAPEILFFWVARMIMAGMEFTGEIPFSDVYLHGTVRDLTGKKMSKSLGNIIDPIDIINEFGTDALRYSMIAITATGQDVFLSKEKFEIGRNFANKIWNASRFVLMNIQKAEAGPRLFSKSRGPASAFSLADKWILSRLNKTIEAATKSLEQYRFNEAESLVYDFFWHEFCDWYLEIIKPQLMQRANGPTGQRVTECVLIHILESSLKLLHPFMPFVTEAVWQNIKERESIITEKWPSVDKKAIKKDIEHSVEIIKNIIVSIRNIRADMNIPHTKRFKVYLAPLKKGAEGKLKGGIDYIKNLARLEELVIDKDMKKPEGCATAVLEDFNIFVPLKGIIDLDAEKKRLGKKREELDRQLGFTEKRLKDKNFVKKAPEKIVSQEKEKSLKLKEQIKRLSETLKAL; from the coding sequence ATGAAAGAGATTCCTGCCCGATATAATCCTCAAGAAGTTGAAAAGTCTATATATTCGAAATGGGAGGCGCAGGGGGTTTTTAGCGCTAAGCCAGAATCTGGCAAAAAACCCTTTACCATAGTCATTCCTCCGCCGAATGTAACAGGCATTTTGCACATGGGCCATGCATTGAATAATACTCTGCAGGATATCTTGATCCGCTGGAAGAGGATGCAGGGTTTTGCGAGCTTGTGGGTACCAGGTACTGACCATGCTGGCATTGCTACGCAAAACGTCGTGGAGAAAAAACTCGCTAAGGAGGGAAAGAAGCGGGACGATCTGGGCCGCGAGGGATTCGTAAAAGAGGTATGGAAGTGGCGCGAGGAGTATGGAAACACTATTATCATGCAGCTGAAGAGGCTGGGCGCCTCGTGTGACTGGGCAAGGACGCGTTTCACAATGGATAAAGGACTTTCCGACGCAGTCTTGGAGGCATTTGTAAGTCTTCATAAAAAAGGCCTTATATATAGAGGAAACTATATTATCAATTGGTGTCCAAGGTGCAAGACCGCTCTCTCTGATGAGGAAGCTCCACATGTGGAGACTGAGGGGAAGCTGTACTATATCAAGTATCTACTTGCGGAGGGACAAGGGACAAGGGACCCCATACGAAAATCGAAGATTTCGTACGGGGCAGGCAAAGGACAAGGGGTTACAGTTGCTACTACGAGGCCGGAGACTATGTTGGGGGATGTGGCTGTAGCTGTTAATCCAAAGGATAAAAGATACAAAAAACTCGTTGGTAAAAAATTGACCCTTCCAATAATCGGCCGCGAGATACCAATTATCGCGGATGATTTTGTGGATAAAAAATTCGGCACAGGCGCGGTTAAGGTCACGCCAGCGCATGATCCAAATGACTTTGAGATAGGCAATAGGCACGACTTAGAACCTGTTCTTGTAATGAATCCTGACGCTACAATGAATGAGAATGCAGGCTCATACAACGGCAAAGATAGATTCCAGGCAAGAGAAGGTATTGTAAAAGAATTAGAAGAAAAAGGATTGCTTGTGAAGATAGAATCGCATCATCATGCTGTAGGGCATTGCTATAGATGCCACACTGCTGTGGAACCTTATTTGTCGAAGCAGTGGTTCGTTAAGATGAAGCCGCTCGCAAAGCCAGCCATTGACGCAGTGAAAAAAGGCAAGATCAAGTTCTATCCCAAGAGATGGACAAAGGTGTACTTGAATTGGATGGAGAATATCAGGGATTGGTGCATATCTCGTCAAATTTGGTGGGGCCACCGGATTCCAGTCTATTATTGTGAAACTTGTGGAGAGGTGATTGTTTCAAAGGTGAACCCAGAGAGATGCCCAGAGTGCAGCTCTACTAAGATACGACAAGACGAGGATGTGCTGGATACATGGTTTTCGTCGTGGCTGTGGCCGTTTTCTACGCTTGGCTGGCCAGAAAAGACAGAAGATCTCAAATATTTTTATCCAACAGATGTTTTGGTTACCGCGCCAGAGATATTATTTTTCTGGGTGGCAAGAATGATCATGGCAGGTATGGAATTTACAGGAGAGATCCCATTCAGTGATGTCTATCTGCATGGCACAGTCAGGGATCTTACAGGCAAGAAGATGTCAAAGTCGCTCGGCAATATCATAGATCCTATAGACATCATCAATGAATTTGGCACAGATGCATTGAGATACAGCATGATAGCCATAACAGCGACAGGGCAAGACGTATTTCTCTCCAAAGAAAAATTTGAGATCGGCAGAAACTTTGCCAACAAGATCTGGAATGCGTCGAGATTTGTGTTGATGAACATTCAAAAAGCCGAGGCTGGACCTCGGCTTTTTTCAAAAAGCCGAGGTCCAGCCTCGGCTTTTAGCTTGGCGGATAAGTGGATACTTAGCCGGCTCAATAAGACAATCGAGGCTGCAACAAAGTCTCTCGAGCAGTACAGGTTCAATGAGGCAGAGTCATTGGTCTACGATTTTTTCTGGCATGAGTTCTGCGATTGGTACCTCGAGATAATAAAGCCGCAACTAATGCAACGGGCCAACGGGCCAACGGGCCAACGGGTAACGGAATGCGTATTAATACATATCCTTGAAAGCTCTTTGAAGTTACTGCATCCGTTTATGCCGTTTGTGACAGAGGCGGTGTGGCAGAATATAAAGGAAAGAGAAAGTATAATTACAGAGAAATGGCCGAGCGTAGATAAAAAGGCGATTAAAAAGGATATCGAGCACAGTGTCGAGATCATAAAAAACATTATCGTGAGCATAAGAAATATACGCGCTGACATGAATATCCCGCATACGAAAAGATTTAAAGTGTACCTGGCGCCTTTAAAAAAAGGCGCGGAGGGTAAATTAAAAGGAGGCATTGACTACATAAAGAATCTTGCTCGATTAGAGGAGCTGGTGATAGATAAGGACATGAAAAAACCTGAAGGCTGCGCTACGGCAGTGTTAGAGGATTTTAATATCTTTGTGCCGCTAAAAGGTATTATAGACCTTGATGCGGAAAAGAAAAGACTTGGTAAGAAGAGAGAGGAACTTGACAGGCAGCTGGGATTTACTGAAAAAAGACTAAAGGACAAGAATTTTGTTAAAAAGGCGCCTGAAAAAATAGTAAGCCAGGAGAAGGAAAAGAGTCTAAAGTTGAAAGAACAGATAAAAAGGTTGAGCGAGACCCTGAAAGCATTATGA